From Hydractinia symbiolongicarpus strain clone_291-10 chromosome 12, HSymV2.1, whole genome shotgun sequence, one genomic window encodes:
- the LOC130621582 gene encoding uncharacterized protein LOC130621582: MFWTNEHDIMLRKNVLLVEPYFYKVGTRQRGNAWNLIESELNKTIEPKFNVTKCSVRDHYNLLLENFKREYREHEKASGINVEESELYGLLFDMTERSHEAKALFDNENDVRKKSLENEKTSAVEQRNRAMETLGETKKRNNEEKSENPKRQRRTSSDTLAYLKEISEQEFQLRERELKVKEEETNMFKTMFKIFMDKMKK, encoded by the coding sequence ATGTTTTGGACCAACGAACATGATATCATGTTACGTAAGAACGTTCTACTTGTGGAACCATATTTCTACAAAGTAGGAACAAGGCAACGTGGAAATGCCTGGAATTTAATTGAGTCGGAATTAAATAAAACCATTGAACCCAAGTTTAATGTGACCAAATGTAGTGTTCGAGATCACTATAATTTATTActggaaaattttaaaagagaatACAGAGAACATGAAAAAGCCAGTGGTATAAACGTGGAAGAAAGTGAGCTTTATGGTTTATTATTTGACATGACAGAGAGATCACATGAAGCTAAAGCATTGTTTGACAATGAGAACGATGTGAGAAAAAAGTCTCtggaaaatgaaaaaacttcTGCAGTCGAGCAAAGAAATAGAGCTATGGAAACATTAGGAGAAACTAAGAAACGAAATAATGAAGAAAAATCAGAAAACCCTAAAAGACAAAGGCGAACAAGTTCAGACACCTTGgcatatttaaaagaaatatctGAACAAGAGTTTCAGTTACGTGAAAGAGAATTGAAagtaaaagaagaagaaaccaATATGTTTAAAACCATGTTCAAGATATTCATGGACAAAATGAAAAAGTGA